From the Purpureocillium takamizusanense chromosome 6, complete sequence genome, one window contains:
- the MAP2 gene encoding Methionyl aminopeptidase (EggNog:ENOG503NUPF~MEROPS:MER0001728~COG:J), whose product MAAQVPTEALKELKVAEANGKGAKPEPAADDDHGDDSDDDAEDNAAATGAAKKKKKRKPKKKKKNPTAQSEPPRVKVSQLFPNGTYPKGEEVEYKDENRYRTTSEEKRHLDNINTDFLTDYREAAEIHRQVRQYAQKVVRPGQTLTEIAETIEDGVRALTGHDGLAEGDAMKAGMGFPCGLSLNHCAAHYTPNAGNKMVLQQEDVMKVDFGVHVNGRIVDSAFTMAFEPKYDNLLQAVKEATNAGIREAGIDARVGEIGGVIQETMESFEVEIDGTTYPVKSIRNLTGHTILPYSIHGTKAVPIVKSNDQTKMEEGDVFAIETFGSTGNGYVRDDMEVSHYAKNTDVQHVDLRLSSAKSLLSVINKNFGTLPFCRRYLDRLGQEKYLLGLNSLVNSGIVEAYPPLCDKKGSYTAQFEHTILIRPTVKEVISRGDDY is encoded by the exons ATGGCAGCTCAAGTACCCACGGAGGCTCTCAAGGAGCTCAAAG tggccgaggccaatgGCAAGGGTGCGaagcccgagcccgccgctgacgacgaccacggcgacgattccgacgacgatgccgaggacaacgccgccgcgaccggcgcggccaagaagaagaagaagagaaagcccaagaagaagaagaagaacccCACCGCCCAGTCCGAGCCGCCCCGCGTAAAGGTCAGCCAGCTGTTCCCCAACGGCACTTACCCCAAGGGTGAGGAGGTCGAGTACAAGGACGAGAACCGCTACCGCACGACGAGCGAGGAGAAGCGCCACCTCGACAACATCAACACCGACTTCCTGACCGACTAccgcgaggctgccgagatCCACCGCCAGGTGCGCCAGTACGCGCAAAAGGTGGTGCGACCGGGCCAGACGCTCACCGAGATCGCCGAGAccatcgaggacggcgtgcgtgccctgACGGgccacgatggcctcgccgaggGAGATGCCATGAAGGCTGGCATGGGCTTCCCTTGCGGTCTGAGCCTGAACCACTGCGCGGCCCACTACACGCCCAACGCGGGGAACAAGAtggtgctgcagcaggaggaCGTGATGAAGGTCGACTTTGGCGTCCACGTCaacggccgcatcgtcgactcTGCCTTCACCATGGCCTTTGAGCCCAAGTACGACAACCTGCTGCAGGCGGTCAAGGAGGCCACCAACGCCGGTatccgcgaggccggcatcgacgcccgcgTGGGCGAGATTGGCGGCGTCATCCAGGAGACGATGGAGAGCTTCGAGGTCGAGATTGACGGCACCACGTACCCCGTCAAGAGCATCCGCAACCTGACGGGCCACACGATTCTCCCCTACAGCATCCACGGCACCAAGGCCGTGCCGATTGTCAAGAGCAATGACCAGAccaagatggaggagggtgaCGTGTTTGCCATTGAGACGTTTGGCAGCACCGGCAACGGCTACGtccgcgacgacatggaggTGTCGCACTACGCCAAGAACACCGACGTGCAGCACGTTGACCTGCGCCTTAGCTCGGCCAAGTCGCTGCTCAGCGTCATCAACAAGAACTTTGGCACTTTGCCCTTCTGCCGCCGCTACCTGGACCGCCTGGGTCAGGAAAAGTACCTGCTGGGG TTGAACAGCCTGGTGAacagcggcatcgtcgaggcgtACCCTCCGTTGTGTGACAAGAAGGGTTCATACACTGCCCAGTTTGAACAC ACAATCCTGATCCGACCGACCGTAAAGGAGGTCATCAGCCGCGGTGACGACTACTAG
- a CDS encoding uncharacterized protein (COG:F~COG:H~EggNog:ENOG503P476) — MEDQVLRLADKVWETYQALPDDGRRLLIGIAGIPGSGKTTLAQIISSRVNERAAAAAATKASSSLSSSSSPSPSITASSGAPPPPSSSSPATYVPMDGFHLTRATLSSMPDPARAHARRGAAFTFDAPKFLSLVRRLRAYPPPASPILAPSFDHAVKDPRDDDIPVLASHRVVVLEGNYLALDEPVWRDAAALLDELWFVDVDFQVARKRLRERHVRAGIARDLDEGDRRATENDLVNGEHIVKHRLKVDEVVESKEDGAWVHE, encoded by the exons ATGGAAGACCAggtgctgcggctggccgaCAAGGTCTGGGAAACGTACCAGgccctgcccgacgacgggcggcgactgc TTATtggcatcgccggcatccCAGGCTCAG GCAAGACGACGCTCGCGCAAATCATCTCCTCGCGCGTCAatgagcgcgccgccgccgccgccgccaccaaagcctcatcatcactatcatcctcctcctccccctccccctccatAACAGCATCGTCGggggctccgccgccgccgtcatcatcatcgcccgcgaCATACGTCCCCATGGACGGCTTCCACCTCACACGCGCCACCCTCTCCTCCATGCCCGaccccgcccgcgcgcacgcccgccgcggcgccgccttcacCTTCGACGCGCCCAAGTTCCTCTCCCtcgtgcgccgcctgcgcgcctaccccccgcccgcgtcgcccatcCTCGCCCCCTCGTTCGAccacgccgtcaaggacccgcgcgacgacgacatccccGTCCTGGCCTcgcaccgcgtcgtcgtcctcgagggcaacTACCTCGcactcgacgagcccgtctggcgcgacgccgccgccctgctcgacgagctgtggttcgtcgacgtcgacttTCAGGTCGCCCGCAAGCGCCTCCGCGAGAGGCACgtccgcgccggcatcgcccgcgacctcgacgagggggACCGACGCGCCACGGAGAATGACCTCGTCAACGGGGAGCACATTGTCAAGCACCGGTTAAAGGTcgatgaggtggtggagAGCAAGGAGGACGGCGCGTGGGTGCATGAATGA